The Macrobrachium nipponense isolate FS-2020 chromosome 7, ASM1510439v2, whole genome shotgun sequence DNA window GGATCATTGGACGACCATATATAACTAATTCGAGCCCCTGCTGAATTTCGTCAAGATCATTGTAGAGCTGCAACATAATCAACAAAATAATATTATTGAAAGCAGCATCTTAAATCTGCAGCAGTCTTTGAGAAATCACAGGGAATATTAGATAGATAGTCGTGGATGGAGCGTGGAATACAATGCTGTGTTAGTAAATAAGGATACATTTCATCTCTGATAGCAGATGTGGAACCCAATATAGACCTGCTAACCTGCGTCTTACACAACCACCCTAAGTTGTCTCTCTCACCGAATTCCAATTTTAGTTTTGCTCTAAATACTGTCAAAATGAAAAGTTGTACCTTTTAGGAACAAAACCACtctaaaattgaaattttttccaATTACGTTGTACAAGACAAATCTAAATTATACACGCTATTTTGTCAAGGATAATGgtcttaaaaataaacatttactgATTTTATAAATGAGGAAAGACAAGTGTCTAGCCTTTCATAATCGATAGTACGTTAGAGTTAGGAGTAATTTGGCAAAATATTCGACTGTTCCCTTGATGCCGTTAAATCCTTATTCTGTTTGATGGAAAAGCAATTATGCTCCTATTTTCTTAAAAAGCTATTATATCCTAGTTTGAATCAGAATTACATCAAGAATTGTTATGTTGTACCGAATTGGTGGTACTACTTTCACCCCACAGCACACCAAACGTAGGGTTAAGAGGCAGCAAGGCGGCTTAATTGACAACCTGCAAGTCCatcgggggggggggatggcgccTCCACGAATAACAGCCCAACGAAACTGTGGTCATAATACTTCCCATAGTAAATATAACAGGAAGCGACCCTGTGGCTAAATTAAAGAGTATTTGGAGATGAGGCAAGAACAGGTCACTCATCTGATGAAttaattacttttgataaaattcCACTCAACAGAGAGACAAAAGATGAACAACCTTAATCAACGAAGGGAAGAGAACGAGATACATTCACAATTTTTATAAGGTAGGTTGatctttcatgaaaataaaaacaacataaacaCTGAGAAGACTGACGGATATGAAAGGTCACGCAGGCAAAATTTGCACCTTATTACAGAAGATAACAAAATTCAGTAGCAATGAGAAAGCTGAGGTGTCTTGTCACCTTGCTGCCAAAATGTCAATCTTTGTTTGACTGTAAAAGGAGGAGATACCTGTCCAGGATGTCCCCAGTGGGGAGCAATGTAATCTACATCAACCTAATAAAATCATGGCAATTCTATGCTAGTTGTTGTATCGTGTAATACAGTCTATGACTGAATTTTTCCTTCAATGTCTTTGTTGTTTATAAATAAGGGCACAGTCATTTAAGCACATTTTCTAACAGATTTTAGCAACCTATGGCCAAAATTTATCAGTATTGGTGGCAAAAGTTCAGGGTCTttacaaagaaagaaatggaGATGGAACCTGTACGTATTACGTTCTCAAACGACGCCAATATATTGTAAATCAATCAACAGGGATGgggcaaaaatgaaaatacaaaaaacaaaaagctcGCAGAAAGGCATGTTTGCAGTTAGCCAGGTGGAAGTCAGCAGATTTGAAAAAATTTGTACCCAAATCTGTCACGGCTACGTTGAAAGTAACCAGTTACGACTAATTCACAGCAAGAATCCTACTTTAAAGAATACTAAATGACAGCAGACACTGAAACTGCCATTGGAACGGGCCCAGCATTAAGTAGTTCCCATCTGCCTTGTAActcagaaaaaataatattttccacaTCGCCTGTTTTATAGCAAAAGATCTTTTTGGTATCTCTTACATGAATAACAACTTCGCGATGTGTGTCTAAAACTACCACGTATCAGAAAGAGGAACAATAATCACGGAATATTTACCTTTATGCTTAATTCAGAGATTATACTTTCAAGGAAAAAAATGTCAGATTAAGTTACCACAAATTCTTTCCAAGAATGTCATCTGCCTCTGAAGGAGGAGGAACACTCCTGGGTAACTGCTTGCTTTGAAACCACATAATATCCTAATGGACCATTAGTGACTCCTCACAAtttatgaatttgtttgtttgtttgatttacAGCGAATTCGTAATGATGGGAAGTTTTCATCTATATGAAAacagttgcgagagagagagagagagagagagagagagagataattgctaCTATAATGGCATCGTGAATGATTCAGTCTTGAATGATTAAAATCGCCCTTGGACAGGATCTTTGTTCAATAGGCAAATGGGTGGGACAACTTCTTTCTATTTTAATTCAAGATTGTGTATATAAAGACGAAGGTGACAGCAGTACATCGTGTCAGTCCACCACCTCCTCTGGAAGATAAGGTTAGTGAAGCTGGAGTAAGGAAGCAGTAACGTTACAGTCCAGAATTCCCGGGTGCTGTGAGACTCTAGTTTATAGATCGGATTGCTACGATTGACCATGTTTCAACTTTAGTATAATTCCATTTCCATTAGTCCtgtctttttttaaatgtttcgtaattcaaatatataaaacagaCGACTCTTAAAACAACATTTTGCCAGTTCTTTTCGAAAGTAAAGTCTACGGATAATGAACCTGTGGGAATAGATCTATGACAACTAAATTTTGTTCATCTACGATATGGAGCTGGTTCCTGAAGTACTCATTCCCTATTTAACTTCATGAACAGACTTCCCAGCTATGATGGAAGAGTGAATAgctaaaatacaagaaataaattagGAATACCTCAGAGAACAACAGGTTACTTAACTGTGCCAAATGAAATAACTGTCAGAAAGCTGACTAAAAAACTGACATTTGAAGTTAGCTCGAAAAAGGTAAAGGACTCTTCCGTAACTGACAGTGGCTGCTTTTTGTTGCAGGCACAATGTACAAAACTCTGGTTTTAGCTGTCGTGGTGGTCATTACCACGGCCCAAGATGCACTCTTCGAGAAGTACGGCTTCACAAAGGTAAGTTAAATCACTTCAAAGGCTGCTAATACTGTAGTAAGGAGGGAAGTCCTGCTTGTTCATCATTAAAGCAGATGAAATCAACGATTAGTCACTGTTTTCTGTGAGAAATAATCATAAATTTAGCAAAAGCAATCAATGGTCATTTCCCAAATGTAAATGAAACTAAAGTCATCAATGGAGTAGATgtgaagaacattttttttgaCAAATACATGAGAAGTTTTCACTTAACATTAtgacctttttaaaaaaatttgtaacctccatattaaaattaagtagaaagatcacaaaaaaaatgtaattgctgTTTCCCAAACAGACCATGGCTAGCTGTTTCGGGGAGAGGGCCTATTACGACTTCCTGGCCAGAGCTGGTAGGGCCCAACGAGAGTGCCTACAACTTCCGGTCTCCAATCTGTATCGCCTTGACTTCTCCCTCTATTCGCACTTGGTAAGAGTTTATAATCATCTCATTAATCTAACATCAAATGAGACTATAAAAATTTTTCAGGATAGGCTgaattatagatatatcattTAGCGTTCTTCTTTAACCTCTTAAAAAGAGGGAAACAAAAAGACTTAAATATAATACGGTTGCTGATTCCGTTTCATTTCATAACTAATGTTTGTTTCTCAGGGACATCCTCTCCACTTCGGAGGAGAATCCCAGTACGTGCCCTTCCCCTCCTATCATCCAGTACATCCAGGACTTCAAGGCCATCCAGGACACCCAACGCATCCTGGACAATCCTACGTGCCTCATTCCTATCAGCAATTCCAGTACAGAAAGGTAACAATGAATGTTAGACTGTTTCCTCTATCCGTTTCTTTTCACAGGTAGGACATTTTGCAAGAATGAATTCTAAAGAATTCTATTATAAGAGATATAAGTGTTACCAACATACTAAAACAACTAACTAACCATCTTCATTATCAATAACTGAATGATCTTCCAGAAACGGCAAGCATCAGAAGTCCAGCCACAAAAGGATGGTCCTTTCTTTGACAAATATTACCTCTTGGATTCCGTCAACAAGATCACAGCATCTCTAAGCAACTACACCTGCACACTCCACAAACTTGGATATGTGAGTAATTCCTGTTACAAACGAGATGCTAGATTTAATAAAACAGAGAACTTCATTGAAGTATTAAAGTAGtaaattaacagttttttttataatgataaagaACATTAAGTTAATCATTTTGATTGGGGACTAACAAGGCTTAGGGATGTATCTGGGCGATGTAATGATGAATTCCTTAAAATTATAAACACttaaattcaaaataatgaatTGCTAATTAGATAATGCCAACTATCTTCTCTATAATTATTCGTAGCTAATTGATGCTTGAATTCCCAGTGATCAAAGTAGGCTGCGTAGTTCCCCTCTTAATGAGGTAATTGTTTGCTCAGGATTACTAtacttttcttaaaattatttccTTAAATATTATCGCTTACTCGTGGGgtaatcctacaaactactttgttgttgttcttgttgggggttcaGAAAGGCCTAGGCAAGAGCCTAGAAAGCTCTGAAAAAGGAGCttcacgttgagttaaatatacaagaattttaggagaggatatttatgatttaattactacaactaaaatgtaaaaaataaataatgtgaatgatacacataacataaaaagcatttctaataaaatataacgtatttatttcaattttcgttggtgaaacaatgctctatttaaccgtagatttaagagcgttttaatttactttaaaattaggAATATGATATTTACAATTTATGCATTAGTCTCAAGgacgctggaggtcggatcacgccttgtacaTACTAGGTGGAATGCCCTGAAGACAATAATTTCTTTTAGGATATATGATTATTATGTAATGTTTAAGCAGCTTTTGACTTTTAAAGTTCTTTATAAATTCACTGTATtctataagttatatataatatcaaatattttttcacaCTGACTACATAAACTTTTACTTTTGAGTTAATTTATTAACTCGGAAAATGTAAGCAAACTCGTTTGGCTTCCAAACACAACTTGGTGACAGTTTATAGTCATTTAAACGTCCTATGAGAACtaaaagttattaatattcagatTTAGAAACCTGTAAAGGCTCTAAATACGAGGGATAGTTTTTTTTGAAAATAGAATGTCgaagaaaaacgaaaatcaaaagTAGCCTCTGCTAAATGAAAATTCTATTATAGTGAATTTGAACTGACTGTCGCCCATCTGTTTTCTAGGTTGATGAATATCTGAACCTGGATCTCAACAACATCGTTAACAATTACAAGAATCTCACCATTGGGGAACACTTCAGGAAAGATCTCGTGGATGGGTTATACTACTGCAGAGATTTGTCGGTAAGTTGAAATAGTTTGCGATAAGAATAACCACTTTACAAGCGTGtttttgtatgcatatatttattacacacacgcacacacacacgcacacacacacacacacacatatatatatatatatatatatatatatatatatatatatatgtataaaacacatttatacgCTCTTAAAATCCTTGATATAATCTAACAGTGTTTAGATATTTACCTGTCTATATTTCGGATTCACTGCAATAACGCAATTTTGCTTCCTGACTACTAATTTCCCCGACCCTGATAAATGTTCATCTTAAAATTTActtctttgtcttttttctttattttttccagtaCTGCCTCCCCCTGCAAAACCCCAGGTCTCCCCTTCCCATCCACCTGCAGCGCCTTCTGATGGCCATGGAGTGCGAGAAGGAGACCAGGACCAACGCCTGCTTCAAGGAGGACCTCAGGAAGAACATCGACGAGTTCGACCTCTCCTTCTTCCCCAAGGACGACGACCCCGAGGACCAACTGAATAAGCTCTCAGCAATTATCACAGGAATCGATTCTCTCAACGAACTCGAGATCCTTTGAGTTCGAGGCGTCGGAAATAGATAATTCCACCCCCCACCCATACAGTTAATAACTCGGTAACATATCAGAACTGATGAAAATACGTCAAAGAAACTAAATTATCTTCAAGTGTTTACATGCTGCATTTTCTTTGGGAGTCTGGAAATTAATCTAAAGAATAAACAATCAATTCCAGCTTTTTAGTTCTGAAGTAGTCAGCTCGTGTATCAATTTAAACACAGGCTGGCTTGTGTACattattctataaataaatatgaaattaaattctAAGGGAATATATGATTTTCATTGCATGGCTACCTCACATTCATTGTTTCAAAATAGCTTCTAAAATTTAGTCAAGCTGAGAATAAACGAATATTTATAACAAACACTGAGACAGTATTTATAACATTTACACTAtctataataaatagataaacaagagTGTTCTGAAATACCTACGGCACAAGCCCCCAGTTCCATATAGAGATGTGGATCTAGTAACTCACTGGTATTTACTAGTCCCAACTGTtataaaaatttaacaaaaaaatatttacataatcatGTTAACAATCACACAAATGGAAAAAAGCATAACGGCCTCCTCGGATGtaacaaataaaaactttcagGAAGACTGAACATTTTGAAAACTTGATAAGAAACTACATAGTTTTTTTTCGGGAATTTACCTATCTTCTGTTTAACTGATTACAAGTAGGCACCAACCGATGACACAAGCCGTCGGTTTATTGAAAGTAGCTATTGTAGTGACAAAATTAGAAACCGAATCGGTGAGCCCCTCCTCTTCGGATGGGTGGAAGACTCTTCATGTGTCCGAAGAAATAAATGACACAATATCTTGATTGGAATGGGAAGGATTATTGCTTGCCCTTGGgcaaatacaagtaaaaaaggGTTATTTTCTTGGTTTCACACCAAACGCTTGATTTCTAAGAGGCAGCGGTATCACCAACTTAAGCAGCCGAGAATAAGTGAAGTGGTATGAAAGACAAATACCCCCTTTTCAACAAATACTCTGACACAGCTCTCAAACTCAATAACAGCCAAGTTAAAAAATACACAGTGCATAAAGACTTACAAAATATGGAACAGTTTAACCAGTTCACGAGTAGCGCAATCTAAATGACAAAATTCCCCAGTTACATCAGAGAACCGTCTGAGAAGCGATATCCATGTGTATCCGATACTTTCCTAGTAATGCCGACGTGAAACTGTCTTGAAGCAGTCAGTTATACAACTGTCATATTAGAGATTGGTTATCACTTTgccaaaacataataataaaaaaattacgatCCCTGATTCTGGGGACCATGATAACACATTGCGGCCAAATGTTTATGTCCCGCAGGTTTTAGCTGTTATGAATTTGCCCCGACCGCTAGCTGTGGTGAGAATTGAAACACTGATCATTTATTTGACTCTGTATTTGCCCAAGAACGACGCAGAGCTTCCAATGATAAAATTGCATGCAtcctgagaaaaatataaaattttcaccGACTTGCTAATTGagaatgtacagaaaactttggcctttggtaaataaatattgaaaaacgGAGTCTAACCCAATAGTATCATCTCATGATGGAAGTTCCCTACGACTCAGAGAAGACTGCCATACAGGATTTCTTCTGACGGGATCAATATAATGATGATCTATGTCGGTCTACTCTGAATAATCTTAGTGGCTGAAGACTTTTAGAAAGGAGAATAATATCCTAATTGTATCTATAGAAAAGAGATAAGTCACAGTGTGGCGAACTGAATAAAGTTAACGGCAGGTCactaatcatactataatgggcgtaatgtctgtctgtctgtctgtctgtctgtctgtcaatcacgtccaaacggctggtcaaatgggcatgaaacttggcagggttatggtggggacccttaagatggtttgtaatggggtttcatccaacctacccccctcctttgtagggggtgggtgagaagggattccctgaaacggagctgtttctggccgtgaaacgaggctggttattcccgtagacttagttactttacgatttttcatacataatttctgtacaacttccccagagaaagtcgcgaatatttcagctcagacacaatagaagatgaaaattatcatcaatatccgcaagatttttttaataacttaaatccatcgggactgccagtgcacaaaataatgttgaagaagtactgcccggtaatgttgcttcggaatttcgatcctgccaatggacataataaaaaggaaactgacaagttcctactttctactctttttttggaagacacaggatcataagagcatttatcatagccataacgcactgacatacaagttgcgtctttgcagtaacataatgaaaagaaagatactttattattcgtatcaccgtgcaaagtaattgacaaagaaacgaaccaatcaagatcccagttccgttaaatgaaagtcactgacaagagagagagagagagagagagagagagagagagagaccttaccttaccttacagaccttacatcttgttcgggttgccccaggtccctcagtgtgagtcacctcttaatgtctaccagagagttgctagtacatctcctggtatattttgcatcttccaatcttggatggtctgggatgcagcttagatatttgtcgagcttattcttaaacacatctatgctcactcctgatatattcctcagatgagctggcaaagcaatgaatagacgctgcattatcgatgctggtgcgtagtggattgatgtcctgtgtgctttccttatttttcctggtatagttttgggcactactaatctacctctgcttgctctttctgatatttttagctccatgatgttttcggctattccttctatctgttcccatgcctgaattatcatgtagcattctcttctcctttctagactatataattttaaggattgtagtctttcccagtagtcaaggtccttaacttcttctattctagctgtaaaggacctttgtacactctctatttgtgcaatatccttttgatagtgtggataccatatcatattgcaatattaaagTGAACTACGAAcatcatatgttttataaagcataatcatgtgttcagcttttcttgttttgaagtgccgtaacaacattcccatttttgctttacattttgccaatagaattgctatttgatcattgcataacatgttcctattcatcatcacaccaaggtctttaactgcttccttatttgtgattgtctcattattgggtcccctatatgcatatagctttccttctctgtctccataatttattgattcaaatttatcagagttaaataccatcctatttacctctgcccaatcgtatactttgttaaggtctctttgtagcacgttcctattttcctcacaagtaatttctctacttattcttgtgtcatcggcgaaactactcactaccgagtccttaacattactgtctatgtctgcaatcataataacaaacagtaatgcagctaacaccataccttgtggcacaccggatattaccttagcttcatccgatttctcatcgtttgcaataactatctgttttctgttgtgtaaaaattcttttaaccatcttcctacttaatccactatattatgttttctaattttcttcgctaatatattatggtctaccttgtcaaaagcttttgcaaagtctagataaaccacatctgtttcatttccgcttttcatatttttgtatatgttctcacggtggactaacagttgggtttgtgtactttttccgggtacgaaaccatgttgtcctatattaaacaaattatttgttattaaatgtttcataatatttttcttcattaccctttcatacactttcataatatgtgatgttagactcacaggcctataattacttgcctctagtcttgatccacttttgaaagtaggggtaatatatgctaatttgtgctcatcataaatcttgcctgtatctacactttgtcttaataatattgcaagtggctttgcgatagaatgaactactttctttaacaaaatagcagggacaccatcaggccctgcatcAGCtcctatttttaatttcattaacagcctgcacaatatcagcttcattaatatctatgtcagctaaatattcactattttcatcccttacttctatatcattatcttcattatcaattctaggggtaaattctctcttatatcgttctgccaatatgttgcatatttcctttttttcattcgttaatctcccttcaattcttagaaggcctatttctattcttcttttattcatctttttcgcgtaagagtataatagtttggggttttgcttgatatttactaggggtttttcttccaagtcccgtttttcattttcttttgattgtataatcttttgttctgcattttctatcttacttttcagttctataactttccctgcattttttttcttttgcaagaccttttttccactttctgattttctggaacaagatccttctgtctcttggtatgcatgactgatgtttacttttcttcttcggtatatatttatccactattttctctaatattttatataatatctccgtatttaccctttatgttcatcacttacgaaaatgttatccaatctttgtttaattcttcatttattctgaccattttatatttttactgtagaagttgtattttccatatccttcccactttttcatttcttgcttatctctgttttcacttgctttggaatggactgttaattctatgaaattatggtctgaaatactcgcattataaactattatttctttaacataattcacctcgttcacaaatactaagtctaaagtattttcctttcttgttggcaggtgatttatttgttgaatgttgtattatagtagcatatctaatagcttttcgaattgcctcttacttctgcactactattactctcttttttatatgtataaatacaaccacaatctcctattcgttctttccagtctacgaaaggaaagttaaagtctccagataggagaatagtccactccttttgatttctacatatatcatccaatttttctattattatgtcaaactctttagtattagggggtctatatattactgtgttcattaatttttcagattcaaattctaccgctattagttcacattctgagttactatatttctcatatattttttcccttgtttttttgtctttccatatattgcggttcccccttgattcctattttttctatctgatctataagtttggaacccttttatttgatcgtcattccttgtctcttgggaataccaggtttcacttatattcattatatctattttcttttcaatttgggttagttcttttaagtactctatttttctttttgagttactcataactaaaccctgcgcattcatcactatgatggtttgc harbors:
- the LOC135217156 gene encoding uncharacterized protein LOC135217156 encodes the protein MYKTLVLAVVVVITTAQDALFEKYGFTKTMASCFGERAYYDFLARAGRAQRECLQLPVSNLYRLDFSLYSHLGHPLHFGGESQYVPFPSYHPVHPGLQGHPGHPTHPGQSYVPHSYQQFQYRKKRQASEVQPQKDGPFFDKYYLLDSVNKITASLSNYTCTLHKLGYVDEYLNLDLNNIVNNYKNLTIGEHFRKDLVDGLYYCRDLSYCLPLQNPRSPLPIHLQRLLMAMECEKETRTNACFKEDLRKNIDEFDLSFFPKDDDPEDQLNKLSAIITGIDSLNELEIL